The DNA window CTTCATTAGAAAACAAAAAGCTAGCTGACTTGAAATCAATTGAAGGAGGTCTTTTACCTGGTGGTAGTTCCTATGCGATTAAATGTAATTTTGTAAATAGTGAAGGGTGTACAGATACAGATTATTACAATGATGATGGGTCTTACAAAAGAAGAGGTTGGCTTTGTGTAGGTGACCTTACCTAATACGGAGAGAGAGAGAGAATATTCTCTCTCTTTTTGATAGATTTATATAAATTATTTCAATACTCAAACCGCTACCATATCTCAATCCAAAATTTTAATTATGAAAATATTTAATTTTTTTTGTTGTATTTTATTACATGTAATAGCTCCGGCTTTTTTACAAGCACAAAAATCTAGTTTTATTTATGAGCTCAATTATAGGCCTCTATCTGATAGTGTAAAAAAAGAGAAAATCACTTTCTATTTAGATATTAAGGACAATGAGTCGTTATTTCGTTCCGATAAATTTCGTTATTCAGATTCATTAAGAGTAAAAAAAGGGTTTGGAAATGGGTTCGATATGGAGTATAACAATAAGCAACTATATATATACAAAAAAGCACAAAGTAATGAGGTTTTAAAATATGTATTTGTTCCCTTAATTTCTACCACATATGCAATTCCAATTGATGAAAAACTTAATTGGATAGTTTTAGAAGAGAAAGACAAAATAGGTAATTATAATTGTCAAAAGGCGGAAGTATATTATGGTGGTAGAAAATGGATAGCCTGGTTTACAAGTGAAATCCCCCTGCAAGAAGGACCATATGTTTTTAAAGGATTACCTGGTCTTGTAGTAAAAATATTTGACGACAAATTTAATTATGATTTTGAATTAAATCAAATAATAGATTTCAAATGGGATGGACTTTATGCTGAAAAATTTCAAAAAAAAATTAGTTGGAAAGAATTTCAAAAACTTCAAAAAAATTTTTATGACGACCCATTCTCTATGATTAATAAATCTGAAATAACAAGTTATGATGAGGGTGGAAATACTATAAAAACAAATTTTAAAGAAATGAAAGAAAATACTCAAAAAAGAATCAAGGCGAAGAACAACCCCATTGAATTGAATTACAAAGTAGAATTTAAATAGTAATGATACTAATTATCTCAAATAATAATGATAGAACCACGATACAAGTTATGAGATGGCTATCAAGAATTAATAAAAAATTTATTTGTATCAGAGAAGACAACACTTTCCAAGTTAAAGTTCAAAACAAAAGAATATATCTTGAAAGTCATAATTCTCAATTTTTTCTTGATGAAATTACTAGTATTTGGTATAGAAGAGGAGGATTAAGATTTAAACGTCATAAATACGAAAATCCCTCAGTAAATATGCATATGAATGAAGCACAGCATTGGCTTGAGGATTATGTAATGCAAACATTAGAATCCAAAAAACATATTAACAAGCAAAGCAACTGTCATGTTAATAAACTTCTCGTATTAGAGCAAGCTCAGAACGTTGGTTTAGATGTACCTGAATTTTATTTAGCAGAAAATACTGATAATGTAATTTTAGGAAAAACTATTACAAAATCCATTACTGGAAATGTTATAATAGAATCTTTGGATGAAGACTTAGGTGGTATTATGTATACTAAAGTAATAGAAGTAGCAGAAAAGGAAGATTTTTTTATTACATTTTTTCAGGAAAAAATTGATAAAGATTTCGAAATCCGAAGTTTTTATCTCAATGGAAAAATATTTTCTATGGCAATTTTTTCACAAAATGATGATCAAACCAAGATCGATTTCCGCAAATACAATATTGAAAAACCAAATAGAAATGTGCGTTATAATCTTCCAAAAGAAATAGAAGAAAAAATACGCAGACTGATGGAAAATTTAGATCTCAATTGTGGTTCGCTTGATTTTATGAAAAGTGGCAATAATTATTATTTTTTGGAAGTTAATCCTATCGGGCAATTCGGAAATGTATCATTAGATTGTAATTACTACTTAGAAAAAGAAATAGCAGATTATCTATAAAATTTGTGACTTCATCACTTTCATTTTTTAAATTAAACTAACACATGAATAATGGAAAATTTTATTAAAGAAAAACATAAGTTACCACTTACATTCAAATATATTGAGACAGTTATTAAAAAAAGTTCGGATAAGATTGAAGAAGAAAACATTATCTATTTTATAAGATGTACAAAATATCAGACTGATTACTATGTTCGGGAAAAACCTGTAAAACCTCTCACCAGAATGTTATGAAATATTTTAATCTATTTAGCAATATTTTGCTCACAAAAGGAGCCAAAAGGATTCTTATTTCTGATCTGCAACGAAATATATCAGAGTTACTTCCTTTAGAATTATATAATCTAATAGAAGAATTAAAAATCAGTTCTATTGAAGATATTCTTGATAATTACGATACAGAATCTAAAGAGATTATTCAGGATTATTTGGACTTTTTGCTGGAAAAAGAATATGGTTTTATATCTTTAGATAGTTGGGATAAAAATTTTCCAGCTCTTTCTTATGATTATCAAGATTACAATGTTTTATCTAACCTATTTATAGAGCTTGATGACATTGCAATCTTAAAAAAGATAAAATCATCCTTAGAAAATCTAGAAATAAAGCATTTGGTAATATATTGTAAAAGAAGCCTTACTATAGATGAGTTATTGAAGATTGATAATACCTTTGAAAATTCTACATTAGAGGGAATTGAAATCTTTTCTCAATTTTACGTTTCAATAGATGAAACCTTTATTCAAAATCTTAATCAAGAAACAACAAGAATTTATAATCTGATATTTTACAATTGTGAGGAAGCCCCTTTTAAAGTAAAAGATAATTTTAGATTCTCTCTCAAATTTACTTCTCTGAATTTAAAAACATCTTCTTGTGGAAAAGTAAGTTTAGATTATTTTAACACCAATATTACGAAAGTATTGGAAGCGGTAAATCATAACTCCTGTCTTCACAAGAAAATTTCCATAGATTCCGAAGGAAACATTAAAAATTGTCCTTCCATGCCACAAAGCTTTGGTAATATTAAAAATACGACTTTAGAAAAAGCATTAGCGCATCCAGATTTCAAAAAATATTGGAACCTTACCAAAGATGAAATAGAAGTCTGTAAAGATTGTGAATTCCGATACATTTGTACAGATTGCAGAGCTTATACCGAAAGAACCCATACCAATGCAGAAGGATTGGATATATCAAAACCTTTAAAATGCGGTTACAACCCTTATACCGGAGAATGGCAAGAATGGAGTACCAATCCGTTAAAAGAAAAAGCCATTAAATATTACGGAATGGAAGAATTGGTAAAGAAAAATTAAAAACACATTTAATTGAAAAAAAAATTTCCCTTCTATTTACAGCCCGATACCAAAGACTGCGGTCCCACCTGTTTACGGATAGTTAGCAAATACTACGGCAAAAGTATATCACTCCAACAAATCCGTATCCTTTCAGAAACAACAAGGGAAGGAAGCAGTCTAATGGGCTTAAGTGATGCCGCAGAAAATTTGGGTTTCCGTTCCATGGGCGTTCAGATAGATTTCAACACCTTAGCAGAAGAAGTTCCGTTCCCCTGTATTGTCCACTGGAATAAAAATCACTTTGTGGTTGTTTATAAAATAGACAACAACAACAAAGTTTATGTTTCCGATCCGGGCTATGGACTGATTACTTATACCAGAGAAGAATTCATCAAGTTATGGATCGGTGAAAATGCCAATGAAAAAACAGAAGAAGGTATTGTTCTTATTTTAGAAACAACTCCTGCTTTTTTTCAAACAGAATTTGATGATCAGGAAAGTAAAGCCAGTTTTTCTTTTCTTTCAAAATATGTACTGAAATATAAATCGTTGGTTATCCAGCTCGCAGTAGGACTTTTGGCAGGAAGTTTACTTTCTCTGATTTTTCCTTTCCTTACCCAGAGTATTGTCGATGTCGGTATTCAGAATCAGGATCTTAATTTCATTTATCTTGTTCTCTTAGCACAGGTGATGCTTTTTATGGGAAGAATGGGAATTGAAATGATCCGAAGCTGGATTTTACTACACCTTTCGGCAAGGATTAATATTTCTATTATTTCCGATTTCTTTATCAAACTCATGAAGCTTCCGATCAGTTTTTTCGATACGAGAATGACCGGAGATATCATGCAGAGAATTAATGACCATCACAGAATCGAGCAGCTTCTCACAAGTTCTTCGCTGAACACCCTGTTTTCATTAGTCAATCTTATTATTTTCAGTATTGTACTGTTGTTTTATGATTACAGGCTGTTTATCGTCTATCTTATCGGAGCGGCGGCATACATCGGATGGATCAGTTTTTTCCTGAGTAAAAGAAAAGAACTCGATTACAAAAGATTTTCACAGGTTTCTCAGGAACAGAGTAAAGTGATTGAGCTGATTAACGGGATGCAGGAAATTAAAATGCATAATGCCGAGAAACAGAAAAGATGGGACTGGGAATTTCTTCAGGTTAAATTATTCAAGCTGAGAATAAAGTCTTTGTCTTTGGAACAATGGCAGTCCGTAGGAGGAAACTTCATCAATCAGATGAAAGATATTTTGGTCAGCTTTCTTTCTGCAAAACTGGTGCTTGACGGAAATCTTACTTTAGGAATGATGCTTTCTGTTCAGTATATCATCGGGCAGTTAAACAGTCCATTGCTTCAGTTAATTGATTTCATTAAACAGTTTCAGGATGCCAAAATTTCTTTGGAAAGGCTGGGTGAAATTCATGATAAGGATGATGAGGAGAATAAGGAAGAGCAATATTCCCACGAAATTCCGGAAAAAGATATTCTGGTGGAAAACGTTTCATTTAGATATACTGGTTCAGATGTTCCCGTATTTGAAAATCTTACCCTCTGCATTCCCTTTCAGAAAACGACGGCCATTGTTGGAGCCAGCGGAAGCGGAAAAACGACACTTTTAAAACTTTTAATGAAATTCTACGAACCTTCTCAGGGAGAAATTCGATTAGGAAATACAAAACTCAATAATATTTCCCCAAGATTCTGGAGAGATCATTGCGGAGTGGTGATGCAGGAAGGATATGTTTTTAATGACACTATTGCCAATAATATTGCCGTTGGGG is part of the Chryseobacterium indicum genome and encodes:
- a CDS encoding peptidase domain-containing ABC transporter — translated: MKKKFPFYLQPDTKDCGPTCLRIVSKYYGKSISLQQIRILSETTREGSSLMGLSDAAENLGFRSMGVQIDFNTLAEEVPFPCIVHWNKNHFVVVYKIDNNNKVYVSDPGYGLITYTREEFIKLWIGENANEKTEEGIVLILETTPAFFQTEFDDQESKASFSFLSKYVLKYKSLVIQLAVGLLAGSLLSLIFPFLTQSIVDVGIQNQDLNFIYLVLLAQVMLFMGRMGIEMIRSWILLHLSARINISIISDFFIKLMKLPISFFDTRMTGDIMQRINDHHRIEQLLTSSSLNTLFSLVNLIIFSIVLLFYDYRLFIVYLIGAAAYIGWISFFLSKRKELDYKRFSQVSQEQSKVIELINGMQEIKMHNAEKQKRWDWEFLQVKLFKLRIKSLSLEQWQSVGGNFINQMKDILVSFLSAKLVLDGNLTLGMMLSVQYIIGQLNSPLLQLIDFIKQFQDAKISLERLGEIHDKDDEENKEEQYSHEIPEKDILVENVSFRYTGSDVPVFENLTLCIPFQKTTAIVGASGSGKTTLLKLLMKFYEPSQGEIRLGNTKLNNISPRFWRDHCGVVMQEGYVFNDTIANNIAVGEDYVDKQKLRRSVEIANIKEFIEELPLSYNTKIGNEGLGVSGGQKQRLFIARAVYKSPDYILFDEATSALDANNEKVIMENLEQFFKGKTAVVIAHRLSTVKHADKIIVLDKGKVVEEGNHAELVALRGEYYRLVKNQLELGN
- a CDS encoding TIGR04139 family peptide modification target, whose amino-acid sequence is MKKLKGMKKDFSSLENKKLADLKSIEGGLLPGGSSYAIKCNFVNSEGCTDTDYYNDDGSYKRRGWLCVGDLT
- the gwsG gene encoding grasp-with-spasm system ATP-grasp peptide maturase produces the protein MILIISNNNDRTTIQVMRWLSRINKKFICIREDNTFQVKVQNKRIYLESHNSQFFLDEITSIWYRRGGLRFKRHKYENPSVNMHMNEAQHWLEDYVMQTLESKKHINKQSNCHVNKLLVLEQAQNVGLDVPEFYLAENTDNVILGKTITKSITGNVIIESLDEDLGGIMYTKVIEVAEKEDFFITFFQEKIDKDFEIRSFYLNGKIFSMAIFSQNDDQTKIDFRKYNIEKPNRNVRYNLPKEIEEKIRRLMENLDLNCGSLDFMKSGNNYYFLEVNPIGQFGNVSLDCNYYLEKEIADYL
- the gwsS gene encoding grasp-with-spasm system SPASM domain peptide maturase, giving the protein MKYFNLFSNILLTKGAKRILISDLQRNISELLPLELYNLIEELKISSIEDILDNYDTESKEIIQDYLDFLLEKEYGFISLDSWDKNFPALSYDYQDYNVLSNLFIELDDIAILKKIKSSLENLEIKHLVIYCKRSLTIDELLKIDNTFENSTLEGIEIFSQFYVSIDETFIQNLNQETTRIYNLIFYNCEEAPFKVKDNFRFSLKFTSLNLKTSSCGKVSLDYFNTNITKVLEAVNHNSCLHKKISIDSEGNIKNCPSMPQSFGNIKNTTLEKALAHPDFKKYWNLTKDEIEVCKDCEFRYICTDCRAYTERTHTNAEGLDISKPLKCGYNPYTGEWQEWSTNPLKEKAIKYYGMEELVKKN
- a CDS encoding GLPGLI family protein is translated as MKIFNFFCCILLHVIAPAFLQAQKSSFIYELNYRPLSDSVKKEKITFYLDIKDNESLFRSDKFRYSDSLRVKKGFGNGFDMEYNNKQLYIYKKAQSNEVLKYVFVPLISTTYAIPIDEKLNWIVLEEKDKIGNYNCQKAEVYYGGRKWIAWFTSEIPLQEGPYVFKGLPGLVVKIFDDKFNYDFELNQIIDFKWDGLYAEKFQKKISWKEFQKLQKNFYDDPFSMINKSEITSYDEGGNTIKTNFKEMKENTQKRIKAKNNPIELNYKVEFK